In Misgurnus anguillicaudatus unplaced genomic scaffold, ASM2758022v2 HiC_scaffold_26, whole genome shotgun sequence, the following proteins share a genomic window:
- the LOC141362406 gene encoding uncharacterized protein, which produces MSDSETIELACLGRPFQLGMLYDCRRDVLIPGITLWDGEMLQKNITVRPQSNTDFKIIASDSSEDKTEALKVSASLEASFLSGLVSVKGSAEFFNDKKKSRHQSRVSLQYRTTSRFEQLTMEHLGAGNFKHCNVFKEGSATHVVTALLYGAQAFFIFDREVSSNENYQEIQGNLHATIKNIPLISIEGEASLKMSESEQEKTNKFSCTFHGDFALDNNPVTYLDAIKVYSELPKLLGEKKEKAVPMTAWLYPLKKLDSAAAQLVREISVGLVRRAQRIIDELDDWDIQCQDLMKENIAIQFPEIKSKLRKCKDLCSEYKLLFQKRLCKVIPSIRGGGKEEQDLVDVLNSKERSPFQSALIAEFLNDREREINVVRSYLEIMNQVSVLSSTNDLDKVVLTATNTFVIVFVFSSLNEKEPCLTDMENYLMKQSWNNGDPLSYEPGSTMKVEKWFSSGDVTTLTRKNIQAFLDFKQANDKRSNIKFVIASIPDKLSTASSIHVYERGRIVSSQYEFPSKPQRPIILSVEHDRIHLQIKPPERGAGCVDSYCISYQSKQSSEWTEIYTDGISDKVTVKDLEPHKEYRFSCKAVCRPGQSLPSDATLFFQTCPCGPPGTPAVKRVEAESATVAWDVPTSVGEDVLVSEYVLEFREFKKNQEKEMPWKSVKSTYRECTLQQLKENTDYTIKVFANCGGDGISLPSPESVFSTSSECKGSGKDGSELFMKQSVRIHKGNPSIYTLTLHKKINENVNFNQYVFGKKVEDVKNKVILLLGSTGSGKTTLINVMTNTILGVNWEDAYRFKLIHEVTNRTQAESQTSEISSYELYNQPGFQIPYSITIVDTPGFGDTRGIAHDKQIMEQMKSFLCSPLGIDHIDAVCFVVQASLARLSANQKYIFDSILSVFGKDIAENIMILVTFADGKDIPVLEAIKAANLPCQKNKKGQPTHFKFNNSPVFADKKIEERTASDNDSEEEGDDQKFNNIVWTSTFKQMRMFFKELGAIESKDLTLTKQVLEERERLEKAMARLTPQITAGLSKLSEIKKFKQCLKNESENMAQSENFEQDVEVMHAIRTPVNCFTMNCNTCFFTCHSSCFLPPEDSESTCAVMDKDGYCVMCPKTCHYTKHIREKVMWSYETKIEKKTINELKDNFMKAKGKFMDSKQMLDALEDEFNVIEDKLMNLIKLSSDCLRRLDEIALKPKSLSTVDYLKILIKTEEEEKKPGFEDRIIGLEKMKEEALIMEKIGRGEKLFEKERCILMERKKRMETVARKMLKIKNVVSALQSKSN; this is translated from the exons CGACTGCCGAAGAGACGTCCTCATTCCAG GAATAACTCTTTGGGATGGAGAGATGTTACAGAAGAATATTACTGTACGGCCACAGTCAAACACGGACTTCAAAATCATTGCCTCAGATTCAAGTGAAGACAAAACAGAAGCTCTGAAGGTCTCTGCATCTCTTGAAGCCAGCTTTCTGTCTGGATTAGTCAGCGTGAAAGGGTCTGCTGAATTTTTTAATGACAAGAAGAAATCCAGACACCAGTCTCGAGTGTCTTTACAGTATCGAACAACCTCACGTTTTGAGCAGCTAACCATGGAGCATCTTGGAGCGGGAAACTTCAAGCACTGCAATGTATTTAAGGAGGGATCTGCCACACATGTTGTTACGGCTTTGTTGTATGGAGCTCAAGCATTCTTTATTTTTGACCGTGAGGTTTCATCCAATGAGAATTATCAAGAAATACAAGGTAACCTCCATGCAACAATCAAAAATATACCTTTAATATCAATTGAGGGTGAGGCATCTTTGAAAATGAGTGAGTCAGAACAAGAGAAAACAAACAAGTTCAGCTGCACGTTTCATGGAGATTTTGCTCTAGATAACAATCCGGTTACCTATTTAGATGCAATCAAGGTTTACTCAGAGCTTCCAAAACTGTTGggggaaaaaaaagaaaaagctgtGCCCATGACCGCGTGGCTTTATCCTCTGAAGAAACTCGATTCTGCAGCCGCTCAGTTAGTCAGAGAGATAAGTGTTGGTCTAGTACGACGTGCTCAACGCATTATAGATGAACTGGATGATTGGGACATACAATGTCAAGACCTGATGAAGGAGAACATTGCCATTCAATTCCCTGAAATCAAGTCCAAGCTCAGAAAATGTAAAGACCTCTGCTCAGAGTACAAACTTCTCTTTCAAAAACGTCTATGCAAGGTTATTCCATCTATAAGAGGTGGGGGAAAAGAAGAACAAGATCTTGTGGATGTTCTGAACAGCAAAGAAAGATCTCCATTTCAAAGTGCTCTGATAGCAGAGTTTCTAAATGACAGAGAGCGTGAGATTAATGTTGTCAGATCTTATCTAGAGATTATGAATCAAGTCTCTGTCCTTTCATCCACCAATGACTTGGACAAGGTTGTCCTGACTGCAACCAATACTTTTGTGATAGTTTTTGTATTCTCCTCCCTGAATGAAAAGGAACCATGCCTTACAGACATGGAGAATTACCTGATGAAACAGTCATGGAACAATGGGGATCCATTAAGTTATGAACCAGGTTCCACAATGAAGGTTGAGAAATGGTTTTCCTCAGGAGATGTAACTACACTGACAAGGAAGAACATACAGGCCTTCCTAGATTTTAAACAAGCAAATGACAAAAGAAGCAATATTAAATTTGTCATCGCATCAATTCCAGACAAGCTCAGCACCGCCTCCTCAATTCATGTTTATGAAAGGGGAAGGATCGTAAGCTCCCAGTATGAGTTTCCTTCAAAACCTCAGAGACCGATCATCTTGAGTGTTGAGCATGATCGCATACATCTGCAAATTAAACCTCCTGAACGTGGTGCTGGTTGTGTGGACTCATACTGTATTTCATACCAGTCAAAACAAAGCTCTGAATGGACAGAGATCTATACTGATGGGATTTCTGACAAGGTCACAGTCAAGGACTTAGAAccacataaagaatatcggtTCAGCTGCAAGGCTGTGTGTCGTCCCGGGCAAAGTCTTCCCAGCGATGCAACATTATTCTTTCAGACTTGTCCATGTGGTCCTCCTGGAACACCCGCAGTAAAAAGAGTGGAAGCTGAATCTGCGACTGTAGCCTGGGATGTTCCTACATCTGTTGGTGAAGATGTCCTGGTCAGTGAATATGTGTTAGAATTCAGAGAATTCAAGAAAAATCAGGAAAAGGAAATGCCATGGAAGTCAGTGAAATCTACATACAGGGAATGTACTCTTCAGCAACTGAAAGAAAACACAGATTACACAATTAAAGTTTTCGCAAACTGTGGTGGTGATGGAATAAGTCTTCCTAGCCCTGAATCTGTGTTTTCTACCAGTTCTGAATGTAAAGGGTCAGGCAAAGATGGAAGCGAGTTATTCATGAAACAATCTGTTCGCATCCACAAAGGAAATCCTTCAATTTACACACTGAcactacacaaaaaaattaacgAGAACGTGAATTTTAATCAGTATGTCTTTGGAAAAAAGGTGGAAGATGTGAAAAACAAAGTCATTCTTCTTTTAGGATCGACAGGTTCAGGGAAAACCACGCTGATCAATGTCATGACCAATACCATTCTAGGGGTAAACTGGGAAGATGCGTATCGCTTCAAACTGATCCATGAAGTGACCAATCGCACACAGGCAGAAAGTCAGACATCTGAGATCTCATCTTATGAGCTGTACAATCAGCCTGGCTTTCAAATTCCCTATTCTATAACAATCGTAGACACGCCGGGATTTGGCGACACGAGAGGAATTGCACATGATAAACAGATAATGGAGCAGATGAAAAGCTTTCTTTGTAGCCCTTTGGGAATCGATCATATTGATGCTGTCTGTTTTGTTGTCCAGGCCTCTCTTGCCCGTCTTAGTGCCAaccaaaagtacatatttgacTCCATTTTGTCCGTTTTTGGGAAGGACATTGCAGAGAATATAATGATACTGGTGACGTTCGCAGATGGTAAAGACATTCCGGTCCTGGAAGCCATCAAAGCCGCTAATCTGCCctgtcagaaaaataaaaagggaCAACCCACTCACTTCAAGTTTAACAACTCGCCTGTGTTTGCAGACAAAAAAATAGAAGAACGTACAGCGTCCGACAATGATTCAGAGGAAGAAGGTGATGATCAAAAATTCAACAACATTGTCTGGACATCAACCTTCAAACAGATGAGAATGTTTTTCAAGGAACTGGGGGCCATTGAAAGTAAAGATCTGACTCTGACTAAACAGGTCCTGGAGGAACGAGAGCGTCTTGAGAAAGCAATGGCAAGACTGACCCCTCAGATAACTGCTGGCCTCTCTAAACTGAGTGAGATCAAGAAATTCAAGCAGTGCTTGAAAAATGAAAGTGAGAACATGGCACAAAGTGAGAATTTCGAGCAAGATGTTGAGGTGATGCATGCCATCAGAACTCCTGTAAACTGTTTTACCATGAACTGCAACACATGCTTCTTCACATGTCACTCCAGCTGCTTCCTTCCTCCAGAAGATTCTGAGAGTACTTGTGCTGTGATGGACAAAGATGGCTACTGTGTTATGTGTCCTAAAACCTGTCATTACACAAAACATATACGGGAAAAAGTCATGTGGTCGTATGAAACAAAAATAGagaaaaaaactataaatgAGCTAAAGGACAACTTCATGAAGGCAAAAGGGAAATTTATGGATTCCAAACAAATGCTTGATGCGCTTGAAGATGAATTCAATGTAATTGAAGACAAACTAATGAATCTGATCAAACTGTCCTCTGACTGCTTAAGAAGACTGGACGAAATTGCGCTGAAGCCAAAATCTCTCTCAACGGTGGATTACCTTAAAATCCTGATCAAAACAGAGGAGGAGGAGAAAAAACCTGGCTTCGAGGACCGCATCATTGGACTTGAGAAAATGAAAGAGGAAGCTCTTATTATGGAAAAGATTGGAAGGGGAGAGAAGCTATTTGAAAAAGAGCGCTGCATTTTGATGGAAAGAAAGAAGAGAATGGAAACTGTTGCACGgaaaatgctaaaaataaaaaatgttgttaGTGCTTTACAGTCAAAAAGCAACTAG